In the genome of Chryseobacterium arthrosphaerae, one region contains:
- a CDS encoding SusC/RagA family TonB-linked outer membrane protein — MNRFYFNKSNRAALFFAMTLLPSGIAYSQVKKDTVAKENKIDEVVVIGYGTQKKEAVTGSVASLSGNAIKEVPSANITEAIQGRLPGVDIGRTSTKPGAVQQIRIRGERSLTGSNDPLIVLDGIPFVGSLGDISPSDIKTLDVLKDASATAIYGSRGANGVIIITTNRGGKGQRARFSYNAYTGFQTLFSKYPIMDGPKLSKLRADANLFTNGPDEVNGTNTDWQDQYYGVGLMMNHDVAVTGGTEKGGYNFGVAYFQQDGVVPLQKYKRLSIRGALDQEINSWLKVGFSTNSNFSVNDFNGVSGAPVLGYSPLVSPYLADGSPRLRTTFANVDQTALQTRSILEGLGDAYADRTNAFSSYNNLYGEIKIPGVEGLKYRLNVGLTYRNSNSGYYLGTGALNYQPATLSSASIGNSLTTQWVLENMVTYDRTFGKHKINATALYSAEQTRFNSSLIAARDVPIDAFQYFNLGHAQGEITIDPNNQGYWRRGLMSFMGRAMYQYDNRYMLTATVRSDGASVLAKGHQWHTYPAISVGWNVANESFLRNSKYINMLKLRAGFGQTSNQAVAPYTTFGSLSTTPYNFGGTNVIGNYVSSAPNASLGWEFSKTWNFGVDFSILNKRITGTVEYYVTNTEKLLLSKGLPPSSGLGSVTENVGASQNKGLEISLNAVVIDNPDGFSWEVGGNLSANRNKITALASGMDRNVNNLWFVGYNINALYDYQYIGLWQKGDPYLNILEPQVGAAPGMIKVLYTGEYNADGTPKRAINEADRQIINTNPDFIGGFNTRLAYKNIDLSIVGAFQKGGVLISSIYGSAGYLNRLTGRGNNVDVDYWTEENPDVRYPKPGGLLSGDNPKYASTLALFDASFVKIRTITLGYNFNKNALSSLGVSNLRLYVTVQNPFVFGSPYYRHSGMDPEPNSRGNENQAVNSYKANQLIIGTNNPSTRNYMMGLNLTF, encoded by the coding sequence ATGAACCGATTTTATTTCAATAAAAGCAATAGAGCCGCATTATTCTTTGCAATGACTTTATTGCCTTCCGGCATAGCATATTCACAGGTTAAGAAAGATACAGTAGCTAAAGAAAATAAAATAGATGAAGTTGTTGTGATCGGATATGGTACGCAGAAAAAAGAAGCTGTCACCGGATCTGTTGCTTCTTTAAGTGGTAACGCCATAAAAGAAGTGCCTTCTGCAAACATTACAGAAGCCATTCAGGGACGTCTTCCCGGCGTTGATATTGGAAGGACTTCAACAAAACCGGGTGCTGTACAGCAGATCCGTATCAGGGGTGAACGTTCTTTAACGGGATCCAATGATCCTTTGATCGTATTAGACGGCATTCCGTTCGTGGGATCTTTGGGAGATATAAGTCCGTCAGACATTAAAACTCTGGATGTTCTTAAAGATGCTTCCGCTACGGCTATTTATGGTTCCCGTGGGGCCAACGGAGTGATCATCATAACCACCAACAGAGGAGGGAAAGGACAAAGAGCGAGGTTTTCATACAATGCCTATACCGGATTTCAGACTTTGTTTTCTAAATACCCGATAATGGATGGTCCTAAACTCTCAAAACTGAGAGCTGACGCCAACCTCTTTACAAACGGTCCGGATGAGGTAAACGGGACCAATACGGATTGGCAGGATCAATATTATGGGGTGGGATTGATGATGAATCATGATGTTGCAGTCACAGGCGGAACGGAAAAAGGAGGATATAATTTCGGAGTTGCTTATTTTCAGCAGGACGGAGTAGTACCATTGCAGAAATATAAAAGGCTTTCCATTAGAGGAGCTTTGGATCAGGAAATTAATTCCTGGTTGAAGGTTGGGTTTTCAACGAATTCTAATTTCTCGGTGAATGATTTCAATGGAGTAAGCGGAGCACCTGTTTTAGGGTATTCACCATTGGTAAGTCCTTATCTTGCAGACGGATCGCCAAGATTAAGAACGACATTTGCCAATGTTGACCAGACCGCTTTACAGACGAGATCAATTCTGGAAGGGCTGGGTGATGCTTATGCAGACCGTACCAATGCTTTCAGTTCTTATAATAATTTATATGGGGAAATTAAAATTCCAGGGGTTGAAGGGCTTAAATACAGATTAAACGTAGGCTTAACCTACAGAAACTCAAACAGCGGCTATTATCTGGGAACAGGTGCACTGAATTATCAGCCGGCTACCTTATCCTCGGCAAGCATAGGCAATTCCCTGACTACACAATGGGTTTTGGAAAACATGGTAACCTACGACAGAACCTTTGGCAAGCATAAAATCAATGCGACAGCTTTGTATTCAGCTGAGCAGACAAGATTTAACAGCTCATTGATTGCTGCCCGTGATGTGCCTATTGATGCTTTTCAGTATTTCAATTTGGGTCATGCACAAGGTGAAATAACCATAGACCCTAACAACCAGGGATATTGGAGAAGAGGGCTGATGTCTTTCATGGGAAGAGCAATGTACCAATATGATAACCGTTATATGTTGACGGCAACAGTAAGATCAGACGGAGCTTCTGTATTGGCTAAAGGGCACCAGTGGCATACTTATCCTGCAATTTCTGTTGGTTGGAATGTAGCCAATGAAAGTTTCCTCCGGAATTCGAAATACATCAATATGCTGAAGCTGAGGGCTGGTTTTGGTCAAACATCCAACCAGGCTGTTGCTCCATACACAACCTTTGGTAGCTTAAGTACTACACCTTACAATTTTGGAGGGACCAATGTGATAGGTAATTATGTAAGTTCAGCTCCTAATGCATCTTTAGGATGGGAATTTTCGAAAACCTGGAACTTTGGGGTAGATTTTTCAATCTTGAACAAAAGAATAACAGGAACTGTAGAATATTATGTTACCAATACTGAAAAATTATTGCTGAGCAAAGGTTTACCTCCATCCAGTGGATTAGGTTCCGTTACCGAGAATGTTGGGGCATCCCAGAATAAAGGTTTGGAAATATCGCTTAATGCAGTGGTGATTGATAATCCTGATGGTTTCAGCTGGGAAGTAGGAGGTAACTTATCTGCGAACAGAAATAAAATTACAGCGCTTGCTTCCGGGATGGATAGGAATGTAAACAATTTATGGTTTGTAGGTTACAACATTAATGCCCTGTACGATTATCAATATATTGGCCTTTGGCAGAAAGGAGATCCCTATTTGAATATACTTGAGCCACAGGTTGGTGCAGCACCGGGAATGATCAAAGTATTATACACCGGAGAATACAATGCTGATGGTACACCAAAGAGAGCAATCAATGAAGCAGATAGACAGATCATCAACACCAATCCGGATTTCATCGGTGGTTTTAATACAAGACTCGCTTATAAAAATATAGATTTAAGCATTGTAGGAGCTTTCCAGAAAGGAGGTGTGCTGATCAGTTCTATTTATGGTTCCGCCGGTTACCTTAACAGACTTACAGGTAGAGGAAACAACGTTGATGTAGATTACTGGACCGAAGAAAATCCTGATGTAAGATACCCGAAACCAGGTGGATTGTTAAGTGGTGATAACCCTAAGTATGCTTCAACACTCGCTCTGTTTGATGCATCTTTTGTGAAGATCAGAACCATTACCTTAGGATATAATTTTAACAAAAACGCTCTGAGCAGCTTAGGCGTTAGTAATCTTCGCCTGTATGTTACCGTACAGAATCCATTTGTATTTGGTTCCCCTTATTACAGACATTCCGGTATGGATCCGGAACCGAACTCAAGAGGTAATGAAAATCAGGCTGTAAACTCATATAAGGCCAATCAGCTTATTATAGGTACAAACAACCCGTCTACGAGAAATTATATGATGGGGCTAAATCTAACCTTTTAA
- the xylA gene encoding xylose isomerase, producing the protein MNTLTGTKEFFTGIEKIKFEGKESRNPLAFRYYDAEKIVMGKPMKDWTRFAMAWWHTLCANGSDPFGGPTIHHPWDIGNDPVTRAMHKMDAGFEFMSKMGFQYYCFHDIDLVDPANNWKDYEKNMQTIVEYAKQKQQETGIKLLWGTANVFTHERYMNGASTNPNFDVVACAGTQVKNSIDATIALGGENYVFWGGREGYMSLLNTDMKREKDHLARFLSMSRDYARQQGFKGTFLIEPKPMEPTKHQYDYDSETVIGFLRHYGLDKDFKLNIEVNHATLAGHTFEHELQAAVDAGLLGSIDANRGDYQNGWDTDQFPIDYYDMVQAWLVLLPAGGLGTGGVNFDAKIRRNSIDAEDLFISHISGMDVFAKGLLAAADILENSDYKKLRTDRYASFDNGNGKAFEEGSLTLEDLQRIAHEIGEPQPKSGKQELFEAIVNMYL; encoded by the coding sequence ATGAACACTTTAACAGGTACAAAAGAGTTTTTTACGGGTATTGAAAAAATTAAGTTTGAAGGGAAGGAGAGCAGGAACCCGTTGGCATTCCGCTATTATGATGCGGAAAAGATCGTGATGGGAAAACCCATGAAAGACTGGACAAGATTTGCGATGGCATGGTGGCATACCCTGTGTGCCAACGGAAGTGATCCGTTCGGAGGACCTACCATTCACCATCCTTGGGATATCGGCAATGATCCGGTAACAAGAGCAATGCACAAAATGGACGCCGGTTTTGAATTCATGTCTAAAATGGGCTTCCAATATTACTGCTTCCATGATATCGATCTGGTAGACCCTGCCAACAACTGGAAAGACTACGAGAAAAATATGCAGACTATCGTGGAATATGCCAAACAGAAGCAGCAGGAAACCGGAATTAAACTTTTATGGGGAACAGCCAATGTTTTCACCCATGAAAGATACATGAACGGCGCTTCTACCAACCCGAATTTTGATGTGGTAGCCTGCGCAGGAACTCAGGTGAAAAATTCAATAGATGCTACGATAGCGCTTGGCGGTGAAAATTATGTTTTCTGGGGGGGCAGAGAAGGATATATGAGCCTTTTGAACACTGACATGAAGCGTGAAAAAGACCATCTGGCCCGCTTCCTTTCCATGTCGAGAGACTATGCACGCCAGCAGGGCTTTAAAGGAACTTTCCTGATTGAGCCAAAACCAATGGAGCCTACCAAACATCAATATGATTATGATTCTGAAACCGTAATCGGATTCCTGAGACATTACGGATTAGATAAAGACTTTAAACTGAATATCGAAGTAAACCACGCTACATTGGCAGGTCACACGTTCGAACATGAGCTTCAGGCCGCTGTTGATGCAGGACTTTTGGGAAGTATTGATGCCAACAGGGGAGATTATCAGAACGGATGGGATACGGATCAGTTTCCGATCGATTATTACGATATGGTTCAGGCATGGCTTGTACTGCTTCCGGCTGGAGGTCTGGGAACCGGAGGAGTGAATTTTGATGCCAAAATCAGAAGAAATTCCATTGATGCTGAAGATTTATTCATTTCCCACATTTCAGGAATGGATGTATTCGCAAAAGGTCTTCTTGCCGCAGCGGATATCCTTGAAAATTCAGATTACAAAAAACTGAGAACAGACCGCTACGCTTCTTTTGATAACGGAAACGGAAAAGCATTCGAAGAAGGCTCACTTACCCTGGAAGATCTGCAGAGAATCGCTCACGAAATCGGTGAACCACAGCCCAAAAGCGGAAAGCAGGAGCTGTTTGAAGCCATTGTGAATATGTATCTATAA
- a CDS encoding xylulokinase — MYLLGYDIGSSSVKVCLIEASSGKVIASEFSPKKEMKITAINPGWAEQNPVDWWTNLKLAHEAVMHESGVHAEDIKGIGITWQMHGLILVDKDQKLLRPSIIWCDSRAVPYGEKAFKTIGEEKCLSHLLNSPGNFTASKLAWVKENEPEIFEKIDKIMLPGDYIAMRLSGQIGMTIEGLSEGIFWDFKNNCISEDIINHYGIPKSFFPEIVPTFGIQATVSSIAAEELGLKEGTPISYRAGDQPNNALSLNVFNPGEIASTAGTSGVVYGVLDQLEYDKLSRVNTFAHVNYTPEQIRLGVLLCINGTGILNSWLKHNFATSLSSYGDMNDMASLSPIGSKGLSIIPFGNGAERVLENKDTSCSIHGINFNIHTKGDILRAAQEGIVFSYEYGMDIMRNIGMDIQVIRAGNANMFLSSIFRQSLSSVSNAVIELYDTDGAVGAARAAGMGIGFYSDSREAFSSLEQIAVIEPEHEKREQYLEAYGRWKHHLNEII, encoded by the coding sequence ATGTACTTACTAGGCTATGACATTGGCAGTTCTTCTGTGAAAGTTTGTCTCATCGAGGCATCCAGTGGAAAAGTGATTGCTTCTGAATTTTCTCCCAAAAAAGAAATGAAAATCACTGCTATAAATCCAGGATGGGCAGAGCAAAACCCGGTTGACTGGTGGACCAATCTGAAATTGGCACACGAAGCTGTCATGCACGAATCTGGGGTACATGCTGAAGATATCAAAGGAATCGGAATCACATGGCAGATGCATGGGCTGATCCTTGTAGACAAAGACCAGAAGCTTTTAAGGCCTTCCATTATCTGGTGTGACAGCCGTGCTGTGCCTTATGGTGAAAAAGCTTTCAAAACCATAGGCGAAGAAAAATGTCTTTCCCATCTATTGAACTCACCGGGAAATTTTACCGCATCAAAACTTGCGTGGGTAAAAGAAAATGAACCTGAGATCTTTGAAAAGATAGACAAAATAATGCTTCCGGGAGATTACATTGCCATGAGACTTTCCGGGCAGATAGGAATGACCATTGAAGGATTATCGGAAGGGATTTTCTGGGATTTTAAGAACAACTGCATCTCGGAAGATATCATTAACCATTATGGAATTCCTAAAAGTTTTTTTCCGGAAATTGTCCCTACATTTGGTATTCAGGCAACAGTTTCAAGCATTGCAGCGGAAGAATTAGGTTTAAAGGAAGGTACGCCTATCTCTTACAGAGCGGGAGACCAGCCCAACAATGCGCTTTCCCTGAATGTCTTTAATCCGGGCGAGATTGCCTCTACAGCAGGAACTTCGGGAGTTGTCTATGGAGTTCTTGACCAGCTGGAATATGATAAATTATCAAGGGTGAATACTTTTGCCCATGTCAATTATACACCGGAACAGATCAGGCTGGGAGTTTTGCTGTGTATCAACGGAACCGGAATTTTAAACTCCTGGTTAAAGCACAATTTCGCCACCTCACTTTCCTCTTACGGGGATATGAATGATATGGCTTCACTTTCACCGATCGGTTCAAAAGGGTTAAGCATCATTCCTTTTGGAAACGGAGCAGAAAGAGTGCTGGAAAATAAAGATACAAGCTGTTCTATTCACGGAATCAATTTCAATATACATACGAAAGGAGATATCCTGCGTGCGGCGCAGGAAGGTATTGTATTCTCTTACGAATACGGAATGGATATCATGAGAAACATCGGAATGGATATCCAGGTCATCCGTGCAGGAAATGCCAATATGTTTTTAAGTTCAATTTTTCGCCAGTCGCTATCCAGTGTCAGCAATGCTGTTATTGAACTTTATGATACCGATGGAGCGGTAGGAGCGGCAAGAGCTGCCGGAATGGGAATAGGATTTTATTCAGATTCCAGAGAAGCATTTTCTTCACTTGAACAGATAGCGGTGATAGAGCCTGAACACGAAAAACGGGAACAATATTTAGAAGCCTATGGCAGATGGAAACATCATCTTAACGAAATAATCTAG
- a CDS encoding NUDIX hydrolase — protein MNQNFIHTYVSVDCVVFGFDHENRLNILLVQRHVDDVPLEKQIKLPGSLIFSDEDVDDAAQRVLHELTGIKKMVLKQFKCFADPMRASNVHDIKWMDQEYKHHIDRIITVAYLSLCKIDHKINSTKYDTVDWYPIDEVPALPFDHNQIISESFMEIRKWIESDFSIIFELLPKRFTIRQLYQLYSALSEKNIDIKNFHKKISSFPYIVPLDEIQKDVSHRAARYYRFDAKIYRKNNTKLIK, from the coding sequence ATGAATCAGAACTTTATCCATACCTATGTCTCTGTAGATTGTGTTGTCTTTGGATTTGACCATGAAAACCGGTTGAATATATTATTAGTACAACGCCACGTTGATGATGTTCCGCTGGAAAAGCAGATCAAACTTCCGGGAAGTCTGATTTTCAGCGACGAGGATGTAGATGATGCGGCACAGAGAGTACTTCACGAACTTACGGGAATTAAAAAAATGGTTCTCAAACAGTTCAAATGTTTTGCAGATCCCATGAGAGCAAGCAATGTACATGATATCAAATGGATGGATCAGGAATACAAGCATCATATAGACAGGATCATTACCGTGGCCTATCTTTCCCTCTGCAAAATAGATCATAAGATCAACAGTACCAAATATGATACGGTAGACTGGTATCCTATTGATGAGGTTCCGGCATTGCCTTTTGACCATAACCAAATTATCAGTGAATCTTTCATGGAGATCAGAAAATGGATCGAATCTGATTTCTCCATTATCTTCGAGCTGCTGCCGAAAAGATTTACGATTAGACAGCTTTACCAGCTCTACAGCGCTTTAAGCGAAAAAAATATTGATATTAAGAATTTCCATAAAAAAATATCTTCATTTCCCTATATCGTTCCTTTGGATGAAATTCAGAAAGACGTATCACACCGTGCCGCAAGATATTACAGGTTTGATGCTAAAATTTACAGGAAAAACAATACAAAACTTATCAAATAA
- a CDS encoding TonB-dependent siderophore receptor gives MITSKFYYPGTIHCIPCKPVKLLSVSFITASSLFYAQSHPEDSLSTVVQTVEIIGRKSKDYTSDYSFAATKIAMKNKDLPLTLNTITKELITDRQAFQLGDVMKNVNGVSPSSYYNQYNIRGISQNEEGQIINGMRTRQYYFLQPMTSNIERVEIFKGPASITMSSVDPGGTINMVTKKPLPFSRHEISSSGGSFDTYRVTTDLTGPLNKSKTLLYRFNGAYQNAQSFRDHVKNSGILISPSLTFIPNEKTSVNVEMIFNDLYGNLDRGQPIFGAVAGKTDLYSTPRTLNLGAPDDFFKTRELILMGSVAHHFNRSISFNASYMKQYWRENLQEHRTTNSFVPDMDNKPVSRLAMMQFIQRRQNWATDNVNAYFNFKFKTGTVEHQVLTGYDGQIWEKRKGGQQNAARGFLLKNGTVVASYNPAKASDYQTASYNGITIPKPNVTPFDLNPGAENYQGPDFNTLNVISPLPSALTTTHAAYVQHLFTWKKFKILSGIRQEWFQDTTNFKEANETSFKNNRLLYRFGITYSITDNINFYGTYLTGYQPQSNTVTLMPNTSALTGSAARFKPLTSDLKELGIKAQLFSRISLNLAVYEVNQRNIIINANNLSEPDELIQRGADRSRGFEAEFSGHIFPQWHIYGGYSYIDAKILDDTNLDLVGKRKENTSKNSVSIWTRYNFSNIELIKDFGIGAGMLYQSSKVPWFTRSFELPAYTTIDAALYYSPAKTVQLSFNLNNITNKVYWIGAQNYLRLFPGAPRNYLLTATYKF, from the coding sequence ATGATTACCAGTAAATTTTATTACCCGGGAACAATTCACTGTATTCCCTGCAAGCCGGTGAAGCTTTTAAGTGTAAGCTTTATTACCGCTTCTTCACTTTTTTATGCACAATCACATCCTGAAGATTCTTTGTCCACAGTAGTACAAACGGTTGAGATCATCGGAAGAAAGTCTAAAGATTATACTTCCGATTACTCTTTTGCCGCCACTAAGATTGCGATGAAAAACAAAGACCTTCCTTTAACCCTTAATACCATTACCAAAGAACTGATCACTGACCGTCAGGCCTTTCAGCTTGGTGATGTTATGAAAAACGTGAACGGGGTCTCTCCTTCCAGCTATTATAATCAGTATAACATCCGGGGAATCAGCCAGAATGAAGAAGGCCAGATTATCAACGGAATGCGGACAAGGCAATATTATTTTTTACAGCCCATGACTTCCAACATAGAACGTGTTGAGATTTTCAAAGGTCCGGCAAGCATTACAATGTCCAGTGTGGATCCCGGAGGTACAATTAATATGGTGACTAAAAAACCGTTGCCCTTTTCCCGGCATGAAATCAGTTCATCAGGAGGCAGCTTTGATACTTACCGTGTCACAACAGATCTTACAGGTCCGCTGAATAAAAGCAAAACCTTACTCTACCGCTTTAACGGAGCTTATCAGAATGCCCAATCGTTCAGGGATCACGTCAAAAACAGCGGTATTCTGATCTCTCCGTCCCTGACATTTATTCCCAATGAAAAAACGTCCGTGAATGTAGAAATGATTTTCAATGATCTTTACGGAAACCTGGACCGGGGGCAGCCTATTTTCGGAGCAGTTGCCGGAAAAACAGATTTATACAGCACCCCAAGAACATTGAACCTGGGAGCTCCTGATGATTTTTTTAAAACCAGGGAACTTATCCTGATGGGAAGTGTTGCCCATCATTTTAACCGCTCGATTAGCTTTAATGCTTCTTATATGAAACAATACTGGAGAGAAAATCTTCAGGAGCACAGAACAACGAATTCTTTTGTTCCTGATATGGATAACAAACCTGTTTCCAGACTTGCAATGATGCAGTTTATCCAGAGAAGACAAAACTGGGCAACGGATAATGTAAATGCTTATTTCAATTTTAAATTTAAAACCGGAACTGTTGAGCATCAGGTTTTGACAGGCTATGACGGGCAGATCTGGGAAAAACGTAAAGGTGGACAACAAAATGCAGCAAGAGGTTTTCTTTTAAAGAACGGAACTGTAGTTGCCTCCTACAATCCTGCAAAAGCATCTGATTATCAAACAGCCAGTTATAACGGAATCACGATTCCTAAACCTAATGTCACTCCTTTTGACCTGAATCCGGGAGCAGAAAATTATCAGGGCCCTGATTTTAATACCCTTAATGTGATCTCTCCTCTTCCTTCTGCTCTTACCACAACACACGCAGCTTACGTTCAGCATCTTTTTACCTGGAAAAAGTTTAAGATATTATCGGGAATCCGCCAGGAATGGTTTCAGGATACCACGAATTTTAAAGAAGCCAATGAAACGTCTTTTAAAAACAACAGACTCCTGTACAGATTCGGGATTACCTACAGCATAACTGATAATATCAATTTCTATGGAACTTACCTTACGGGGTATCAGCCTCAATCCAATACGGTCACTCTGATGCCCAATACCTCTGCCCTAACCGGTTCTGCGGCAAGATTCAAACCTCTGACTTCAGATCTCAAAGAACTGGGAATCAAGGCACAGCTTTTCAGCAGAATTTCACTGAATCTGGCAGTATATGAGGTTAACCAGAGAAATATCATCATCAATGCCAATAACCTGTCAGAACCTGATGAACTTATACAGCGCGGTGCGGACAGAAGCCGTGGATTTGAAGCTGAGTTTTCGGGACACATCTTTCCTCAATGGCATATTTACGGAGGCTACAGTTATATTGATGCTAAAATACTGGATGATACCAACCTTGATCTTGTAGGAAAAAGGAAAGAGAATACTTCTAAAAATTCTGTCAGCATCTGGACCCGCTACAATTTCTCAAATATAGAACTGATCAAAGACTTTGGAATTGGTGCAGGAATGCTTTACCAGAGTTCAAAAGTTCCATGGTTTACAAGAAGTTTTGAGCTTCCCGCCTATACTACCATAGATGCGGCTTTATACTACAGTCCTGCAAAAACGGTTCAACTCTCTTTTAACCTTAATAATATTACCAATAAGGTCTATTGGATCGGAGCTCAGAATTACCTCAGGCTCTTTCCCGGAGCTCCACGAAATTATTTATTAACTGCTACTTATAAATTTTAA
- a CDS encoding ABC transporter permease — protein sequence MAISNLRLIVGKTWRDLFKGKQNLIITIIVLLFCMLSIGIGFTKYTGSFSKIKEYREEVREHWEHRPDKHPHRMAHYGFLVFRIGHPLNVFDSGLDDYLGNVIFLEAHKQNTANLSEAGSSGTLIRFGAFSSAFILQSIVPLIIIFLGFGLIVQERESATLKIISVQGASGRDIIWGKILGLWLFSLCFLVPVIPVVSVAALMSETTGPGDILIRLSFIMPAYMIYYFFISTLIIIVSANSKSTSSALICLIGFWLLFIIVLPKGVQFAAQNLFPAPSRIAFETNLEKDILKSGDSHNPDDPYFRKIKDSLLAHYKVKTTDELPFNYGGFVMKEGEKISSQIYISHQKELQSIYNRQQTLTDISGLINPAIAVKNFSMIATGTDFFSYTQFQKQAEKYRYEMAQHLNDLQIKHISNIKPEKGGPPAIIGKDNWKKFPDFNYQYTSVTDSLKAQPIPAAALVLWLIICVAAIEISGRKLKLI from the coding sequence ATGGCTATTTCAAACTTACGGCTGATCGTGGGAAAGACCTGGCGGGATCTGTTTAAAGGAAAACAGAACCTCATCATCACGATCATTGTACTTCTCTTCTGTATGCTGAGCATCGGCATAGGGTTTACAAAATACACCGGTTCTTTTTCAAAAATAAAGGAATACCGGGAAGAGGTCCGGGAACACTGGGAACACAGGCCGGACAAGCATCCGCACCGTATGGCCCATTACGGCTTTCTGGTTTTCAGGATCGGCCATCCGTTGAATGTTTTTGACAGCGGATTGGATGATTATCTTGGAAATGTAATATTCCTGGAAGCCCACAAACAGAATACCGCTAATCTTTCAGAAGCGGGAAGTTCAGGGACATTAATCAGATTCGGAGCTTTCAGCAGTGCTTTTATTCTGCAGAGCATCGTGCCGCTTATCATTATTTTTCTGGGGTTCGGATTAATTGTACAGGAACGGGAAAGTGCTACATTAAAAATCATCAGTGTACAGGGGGCTTCGGGAAGGGATATTATCTGGGGGAAAATTCTGGGGCTCTGGCTGTTTTCCTTATGCTTTCTGGTTCCGGTAATTCCTGTTGTTTCTGTAGCTGCATTGATGTCAGAAACTACAGGTCCGGGTGATATTTTAATAAGACTGTCATTCATTATGCCGGCTTACATGATCTATTACTTTTTCATCAGCACATTAATCATTATAGTTTCTGCCAACAGTAAAAGTACTTCTTCAGCATTGATCTGTCTTATCGGTTTCTGGCTTCTTTTCATTATTGTTCTGCCTAAGGGAGTTCAGTTTGCGGCTCAGAATTTATTTCCGGCTCCTTCCCGGATTGCTTTTGAAACCAATCTGGAAAAAGATATTCTGAAGTCAGGAGACAGCCACAATCCTGATGATCCGTATTTCAGGAAAATCAAAGATTCTTTACTGGCCCATTATAAAGTGAAAACAACGGATGAGCTGCCGTTCAACTATGGCGGATTTGTCATGAAAGAAGGTGAAAAAATAAGTTCACAGATTTATATCAGCCACCAAAAGGAATTGCAGAGCATTTACAACAGGCAGCAAACCCTGACTGATATTTCCGGGCTGATCAATCCTGCCATTGCCGTCAAAAACTTTTCCATGATTGCAACGGGTACTGATTTTTTCTCCTACACTCAGTTTCAAAAGCAGGCTGAAAAGTATCGTTACGAGATGGCTCAGCATTTAAATGATCTTCAGATAAAACATATCAGCAATATTAAACCTGAAAAAGGCGGTCCCCCGGCTATTATTGGTAAAGATAACTGGAAGAAGTTTCCCGATTTTAATTACCAATATACTTCTGTCACTGACAGTCTGAAAGCACAGCCAATACCTGCGGCAGCATTAGTATTATGGCTGATTATCTGCGTTGCTGCCATCGAAATAAGTGGAAGAAAATTAAAATTAATCTAA